A single region of the Enterococcus mundtii genome encodes:
- a CDS encoding CvpA family protein: MLSLLILFILLIAFFSGASRGFALQGIYLVGYFVSFLAAQTYYKTLANHLQLYIPYPAVTANSNLVFFDQAFSFKLDEAFYAGVAFLIILFVGWLVTRFIGVFAHGLTFIPVLKQLDWVAGGVLSVIITYISLVLVLRLLTFIPVGFIQNQFSGNNLATFMVERTPILANKIYDLWVTQVIN, translated from the coding sequence ATGCTTAGTCTTTTGATTTTATTTATTTTGCTGATTGCATTTTTTTCTGGAGCCAGTCGTGGTTTTGCGCTACAGGGAATTTATCTGGTTGGCTATTTTGTCTCATTTCTAGCAGCACAAACCTATTACAAAACATTAGCCAATCATCTGCAATTATATATTCCTTATCCTGCGGTAACCGCCAATTCTAACTTAGTTTTTTTTGATCAAGCTTTTTCATTTAAACTAGATGAAGCATTTTATGCAGGGGTGGCTTTCTTGATCATTTTATTTGTTGGTTGGCTAGTCACACGATTCATTGGGGTATTCGCTCATGGGTTGACATTTATTCCTGTACTAAAGCAATTAGACTGGGTGGCTGGAGGGGTTTTATCCGTGATCATCACCTATATTTCGTTGGTTCTAGTTTTACGTTTACTAACATTTATTCCGGTAGGATTTATCCAAAACCAATTTAGTGGCAATAATCTTGCAACATTTATGGTTGAACGAACACCTATTTTAGCAAATAAAATATATGATCTATGGGTGACACAAGTGATTAACTAA
- a CDS encoding glycosyl hydrolase family 18 protein — protein sequence MKSIKKIGLAAMLFSSVVSTALPTIGELSIVNAEEIQQTEQQATYRNVMYYGDWSIWGGEGNFYPKDIPADQLTHLNFAFLDFDSNGELVFTDADAATGAPVGLPGVQWNSASSGILNAIQDLRGKNPNMKIGVSLGGWSKSGDFSEVAANPTKRKNLVDNVAKFIKYTNMDFVDVDWEFPADVRQPDLVDNVNDEGTPNAKPEDKENYIKLLDEIRETIDKQGEELGKTYELSVALPAAQGKLDSGIDVKRLFDVVDFANIMTYDLTGAWSDTSGHHSALYGNPADPNYDEGFSVDQTVEYLREKGAASEKIVIGAAFYTRGWNEVAKGDNEEAPGLFQKAELSSQDADQTPSYGAKNKNPLKVGDGGRASGVWPYRDIETLLGNTSGLKEYWDDVAKAPFMYSETTGEFFTYENEKSVTYKAEYVKENQLGGIISWQQSQDKETTGTKRDELTNAIKEGLLGSEKLPEFEIKSTPLNVDVEISTYTQYGVSGYDVKITNNEKMEETSSVLKLVEFSQETIKLPKLVIPMATNEKLGAGDYKAGTVTNVDGAAIVDLSSVYDGKEIAPGASYEFRLSSNAAEADVAVDNIDSITLSQRIGNEGIEINKQVIFGEGSTTEPGTPDTEAPSVPIELTASTIGETNVSLSWTKSTDDKGVAGYYVFRDGKQVGQSATTSFTDAGLTADTEYSYTVKAFDRAGNVSEESKALVVKTLEKAPVDTEAPSVPLDLKASTIGEKNVSLSWTRSTDNVAVAGYYVFRDGKQVGQSATTSFADAGLTANTEYSYTVKAFDAAGNVSEESKALVVTTLEETTPPAEGEWDANKVYDLGDVVTHKGNTYRAKWWTQGDEPGTEQWGPWELIG from the coding sequence ATGAAAAGTATTAAAAAAATTGGGTTGGCAGCGATGTTATTTTCTTCTGTTGTCTCAACGGCGCTTCCGACAATTGGGGAATTGTCTATCGTCAATGCAGAAGAAATCCAACAAACAGAACAACAAGCAACTTATAGAAACGTAATGTATTATGGTGACTGGTCGATTTGGGGCGGCGAAGGTAACTTTTATCCAAAAGATATCCCAGCAGATCAATTGACTCACTTGAATTTTGCCTTTTTAGATTTTGATAGTAATGGCGAACTAGTCTTTACTGATGCAGACGCAGCGACAGGCGCACCTGTAGGATTACCGGGCGTACAATGGAACTCTGCTAGTTCTGGTATCTTAAATGCGATTCAAGATTTACGTGGAAAAAATCCAAACATGAAAATTGGTGTTTCATTAGGTGGTTGGTCTAAATCAGGAGATTTCTCTGAAGTAGCAGCAAACCCTACGAAACGTAAGAACCTTGTAGATAATGTAGCAAAATTTATTAAATATACAAATATGGACTTTGTCGATGTTGACTGGGAATTCCCGGCAGATGTACGTCAACCAGATCTAGTGGATAACGTAAATGACGAAGGAACACCAAATGCAAAACCTGAAGATAAAGAAAATTACATAAAATTATTAGATGAAATTCGCGAAACAATTGATAAACAAGGCGAAGAATTAGGAAAAACATATGAACTATCTGTTGCATTGCCAGCAGCTCAAGGTAAATTAGATTCAGGTATCGACGTGAAACGACTATTTGATGTTGTCGATTTCGCAAACATCATGACTTATGACTTAACTGGTGCATGGTCAGATACAAGTGGTCACCATTCAGCACTTTACGGGAATCCAGCTGATCCTAATTATGATGAAGGCTTCTCAGTAGATCAAACAGTAGAATACCTACGTGAGAAAGGTGCGGCTTCAGAAAAAATCGTTATTGGAGCAGCATTCTATACTCGTGGATGGAACGAAGTGGCAAAAGGGGATAATGAAGAGGCACCGGGATTATTCCAAAAAGCAGAATTATCAAGTCAAGATGCCGATCAAACACCAAGTTATGGAGCGAAAAACAAAAATCCATTAAAAGTAGGTGACGGTGGACGTGCCAGTGGTGTATGGCCATATCGAGATATTGAAACGTTACTTGGTAATACATCTGGATTGAAAGAGTATTGGGATGACGTAGCGAAAGCACCATTTATGTACAGCGAAACAACTGGTGAATTCTTTACTTACGAAAATGAAAAATCAGTGACTTATAAAGCTGAATATGTAAAAGAAAACCAACTTGGTGGAATCATTTCATGGCAACAATCACAAGACAAAGAAACAACTGGAACAAAACGTGATGAGTTAACCAATGCAATCAAAGAAGGATTGTTAGGTAGTGAGAAACTTCCAGAGTTTGAAATCAAGAGCACACCATTGAATGTGGATGTTGAGATCTCAACTTATACACAATATGGCGTTAGTGGTTACGACGTAAAAATTACCAACAATGAAAAAATGGAAGAAACTTCTTCTGTATTGAAATTAGTTGAATTTTCACAAGAAACAATCAAATTACCTAAATTAGTGATTCCAATGGCGACAAATGAAAAGCTTGGCGCTGGTGATTACAAAGCAGGTACTGTAACAAATGTTGATGGCGCTGCAATCGTTGATTTGTCTTCTGTATATGATGGCAAAGAAATCGCACCAGGTGCATCTTATGAGTTCAGATTGAGTTCAAATGCTGCTGAAGCAGATGTCGCTGTTGACAATATCGACTCAATCACATTAAGCCAAAGAATTGGTAACGAAGGTATTGAAATCAATAAACAAGTGATCTTTGGTGAAGGTTCAACGACTGAACCAGGAACACCGGATACAGAAGCACCTTCAGTACCAATAGAACTAACAGCTTCAACAATCGGTGAAACAAACGTTTCTCTATCATGGACAAAATCAACTGACGACAAAGGGGTCGCAGGATACTACGTTTTCCGTGATGGCAAACAAGTGGGTCAATCAGCAACAACTTCATTTACTGACGCTGGTTTAACTGCAGATACAGAATATTCATATACAGTAAAAGCATTTGACCGTGCCGGAAATGTTTCAGAAGAAAGTAAAGCATTAGTTGTTAAAACGTTAGAAAAAGCACCAGTAGATACAGAAGCACCTTCAGTTCCATTAGACTTGAAAGCTTCAACGATCGGTGAGAAAAATGTATCATTGTCTTGGACTCGTTCAACTGACAATGTTGCAGTAGCAGGATACTATGTTTTCCGTGATGGCAAACAAGTGGGTCAATCAGCAACAACTTCATTTGCTGATGCTGGGTTAACAGCGAATACGGAATACTCATATACAGTAAAAGCGTTTGATGCAGCAGGAAATGTTTCAGAAGAAAGCAAAGCATTAGTTGTCACAACTTTAGAAGAAACAACTCCGCCAGCTGAAGGCGAATGGGATGCGAACAAAGTCTATGATTTAGGTGATGTAGTAACTCATAAAGGAAATACTTATCGTGCGAAATGGTGGACACAAGGTGATGAGCCAGGAACTGAACAATGGGGTCCATGGGAACTAATTGGTTAA
- the rnhC gene encoding ribonuclease HIII — MSNIILKVTTNQMNMMKEAYRPFLVQKPIPYTHFSAKKNGTTITAYTSGKVMFQGTGAEQEAAKWGNPLTAKKSTQTNSSSLPKDLQTLSVLGSDEVGNGSYFGPLTVCAAYVDQIQLKELRTLGVKDSKELKDGQIIQLAKVLKETIPYQLLVLPPKKYNEIQPTYNAVRMKVALHNQAIHLLLQKIAPVKPDAILIDQFTPEANFKKYARLEKNQLTEKLYFVTKGEQYHLAVAAASIISRASFLEELDKESAELGLTLPSGAGTKSDQVAATILKKGGEALLANYAKLHFANTEKAKKIVN; from the coding sequence ATGAGTAACATTATCTTAAAGGTAACAACAAATCAAATGAACATGATGAAAGAGGCATATCGCCCATTTTTAGTACAAAAGCCGATTCCATATACGCATTTTTCCGCTAAAAAAAATGGCACAACGATCACTGCCTATACTTCTGGAAAAGTGATGTTTCAAGGTACCGGCGCTGAACAAGAAGCAGCGAAATGGGGAAACCCACTTACAGCAAAAAAATCGACACAAACTAATTCTTCTTCCTTACCCAAAGATCTACAAACACTATCTGTTTTAGGGAGTGACGAAGTCGGCAACGGTAGTTACTTTGGCCCACTGACTGTTTGTGCTGCCTATGTCGATCAAATACAATTGAAAGAATTACGCACGTTAGGCGTCAAAGATTCAAAAGAATTAAAAGATGGACAAATCATTCAATTAGCCAAAGTATTAAAGGAAACGATCCCATATCAATTACTGGTTCTGCCACCAAAAAAATACAATGAGATCCAACCTACGTATAATGCAGTGAGAATGAAGGTCGCTTTACACAATCAAGCTATCCATTTATTGTTACAAAAAATAGCACCAGTCAAGCCGGATGCTATTTTGATCGACCAGTTCACACCGGAAGCCAACTTTAAAAAATACGCTCGTTTAGAAAAAAATCAACTCACCGAAAAACTCTACTTTGTGACAAAAGGTGAACAATATCATTTAGCTGTTGCTGCCGCTTCGATCATTAGTCGCGCAAGCTTTTTAGAAGAGTTGGACAAAGAATCTGCTGAACTTGGTCTCACGCTTCCTTCTGGTGCAGGTACAAAATCCGACCAAGTCGCTGCAACGATTTTAAAAAAAGGTGGCGAAGCCTTGTTAGCAAACTATGCAAAATTGCATTTTGCGAACACAGAAAAAGCCAAAAAAATAGTCAACTAA
- the zapA gene encoding cell division protein ZapA: MAHEKTRYKAVIADQTYTIIGQESKQHMDMVTKLINEQLAELKELSPQLDNEQAAILLAVNAFSDQLKRQEKNLNLIKEVTELKQKMVRFTEMENRIKRIEAIENEARAVLKENGSDHEIKNHVEAQQILNEKRKGQIKQRSSN, encoded by the coding sequence ATGGCACATGAAAAAACACGCTATAAAGCGGTGATTGCGGACCAAACGTATACTATTATCGGGCAAGAATCAAAACAGCATATGGATATGGTCACAAAATTAATCAATGAACAATTAGCTGAACTGAAAGAATTGTCCCCTCAATTAGACAATGAACAAGCAGCTATTTTATTAGCAGTCAATGCATTTTCCGATCAATTGAAAAGACAGGAAAAAAATTTGAATTTAATAAAAGAAGTCACAGAACTGAAACAAAAAATGGTGAGATTCACAGAAATGGAAAATCGGATCAAACGAATCGAAGCAATTGAAAATGAAGCACGAGCAGTATTGAAAGAAAATGGAAGTGACCATGAAATCAAGAATCATGTGGAAGCACAACAGATTCTAAATGAAAAACGAAAAGGTCAAATCAAACAAAGATCTTCGAATTGA
- a CDS encoding N-acetylmuramoyl-L-alanine amidase family protein: MKKMRIIIFICLIGIIALFKFGLSNQETDARQQTSNSVSSIIQSTDSSSEALIKIGKEDATLYADSSLSEPLISVNAGELATLLSTTDNAYKITTNDGETGYLSLTDGSSLTRSTQELPSDLSEAVIVLDPGHGGDDTGALSIDGHIEEKTVTLAAAKQLQTSLEAAGATVYLTHETDDYISLDDICAFSEEKSADLFISLHADSTESANEATGTTTYYYYNSEQRLAETVSDELADLLITSRGTATGNYQVLRENLQPSLLIEMGYMNNDEDLAKLTTVNYQQQLAQSITQALLTYFNQ; the protein is encoded by the coding sequence ATGAAAAAAATGCGAATTATTATTTTTATATGTCTGATCGGGATCATTGCTCTTTTCAAATTTGGTCTTAGCAATCAAGAAACAGATGCGAGACAACAGACAAGCAATAGTGTCTCTAGCATCATACAATCAACTGATTCTTCTTCAGAGGCCCTCATAAAAATCGGAAAAGAAGATGCTACATTGTATGCAGACTCGTCATTAAGTGAACCGCTAATTTCCGTCAATGCTGGTGAACTGGCCACGCTTCTTTCAACTACAGACAACGCCTACAAAATTACCACGAATGATGGTGAAACTGGCTATTTATCACTTACGGATGGCTCATCACTGACTCGCTCGACACAAGAGCTACCGAGTGACCTATCAGAAGCGGTGATCGTACTAGATCCCGGACACGGAGGCGACGATACAGGCGCGCTTAGCATAGATGGACATATAGAAGAAAAGACAGTGACACTCGCTGCTGCAAAACAGTTACAAACGAGTTTAGAAGCCGCTGGCGCAACGGTTTATTTGACACATGAAACAGATGACTACATTTCATTAGATGACATTTGTGCATTTAGCGAAGAAAAATCAGCTGACCTTTTTATCAGCTTACATGCTGATTCGACTGAATCAGCCAATGAAGCAACTGGTACAACCACTTATTATTATTACAATAGTGAGCAACGTCTAGCGGAAACTGTTTCTGATGAACTGGCGGATCTGCTCATTACATCTCGTGGAACTGCTACAGGGAACTATCAGGTGTTAAGAGAAAACCTTCAGCCATCCCTCTTGATCGAAATGGGCTATATGAACAATGACGAAGATTTAGCTAAATTGACTACTGTTAACTATCAACAACAGTTGGCGCAATCGATCACACAAGCGCTACTCACTTATTTCAATCAGTAA
- a CDS encoding glycosyl hydrolase family 18 protein → MKRIKSISLFALLFSSIVAMTLPAFNESPEVHAEEVRETQVAPYRNVMYYGDWSIWGGEGNFYPKDIPADQITHLNFAFLDFDSNGDLEFTDTDAAVGAPVGQTGVQWNSASSGILNAIQDLRGKNPNMKIGVSLGGWSKSGDFSEVAADPVKRQNLVENVTRFIKYTNMDFVDVDWEYPADVRQPDLVDNVNDEGTPNAVPEDKENYIILLNEIRESIDEQGEELGKTYELSVALPASQSKLSSGIDIDGLFEVVDFANIMTYDMNGGWGDRSGHHTALYGNPADPNYDQGLSVDQTVQFLRDEGAPAEKIVIGAAFYTRGWHEVAEGNDPLLPGLFQTAEQSNRNADLTATYGAKNKSPLVVGDGGRAGGVWPYRNIPDLISATSGLTEYWDDVAKAPYMYSTETGEFFSFDNERSIGYKTQYVQEEELGGVISWMQSQDKETTSTKRDELTNAIKEGLFGNTPLPQHEIVSTPLDISVDITPYTENNVSGYEITLTNNETLTETSTVLSAVEAAQKTVKLPKLMLELNSNETLTSGNFKAGDVTTTNGMVTVDLATVYDGRELAPGASYDFRLQSDTSQVSVDHIDTITLSQRIGTDGIEINHQVIFGVEAPDPSDVEAPSIPTNVAATTINATEVTLNWTASTDNQRVAGYFVYRDGQLVGQPRTPSFTDTGLAPDTQYTYTVKAFDSSNNVSAASQPVIVRTLENSVPGYAAWDASTVYLMGDRVTHLGNAYRAKWWTQGDEPGTQQWGPWELIN, encoded by the coding sequence ATGAAAAGAATTAAGAGTATTAGTTTATTTGCTTTGTTATTTTCTTCGATTGTTGCAATGACTTTACCAGCATTTAATGAGTCGCCAGAGGTTCATGCTGAAGAGGTGCGAGAAACTCAGGTCGCACCTTATCGCAATGTCATGTACTATGGCGATTGGTCGATTTGGGGTGGAGAAGGAAATTTCTATCCTAAAGATATTCCAGCTGATCAAATCACTCATTTGAATTTTGCCTTTTTAGATTTTGATAGTAATGGCGATTTAGAATTTACAGATACGGATGCTGCTGTTGGTGCGCCTGTAGGACAAACAGGGGTTCAATGGAATTCAGCAAGTTCGGGTATCTTGAATGCGATCCAAGATCTACGTGGGAAAAATCCTAATATGAAAATTGGTGTCTCTTTGGGCGGCTGGTCTAAATCAGGTGATTTTTCTGAAGTAGCGGCTGATCCAGTGAAACGACAAAATCTAGTGGAGAACGTTACCCGCTTCATCAAATATACGAATATGGATTTTGTTGATGTCGATTGGGAGTATCCTGCAGATGTTCGACAACCTGACTTGGTAGACAATGTTAACGATGAAGGAACGCCAAATGCAGTGCCTGAAGACAAAGAAAATTACATTATTTTACTAAATGAGATTCGTGAATCGATTGATGAACAAGGCGAAGAACTAGGCAAAACTTATGAATTATCAGTTGCGCTGCCTGCATCTCAAAGTAAATTATCTTCAGGGATAGACATTGATGGTTTATTTGAAGTTGTTGATTTTGCAAATATCATGACCTATGATATGAACGGTGGTTGGGGTGACCGCAGTGGACATCATACAGCACTTTATGGGAATCCTGCTGATCCTAATTATGACCAAGGACTTTCGGTAGATCAAACGGTTCAGTTTTTAAGGGATGAAGGTGCGCCAGCTGAAAAAATCGTGATTGGGGCAGCTTTTTATACTCGTGGTTGGCATGAAGTGGCAGAAGGCAATGATCCATTATTGCCGGGATTGTTCCAAACGGCTGAACAGAGTAATCGAAATGCTGACCTAACGGCAACATACGGTGCAAAAAATAAAAGTCCATTAGTCGTTGGGGATGGTGGTAGAGCCGGAGGTGTCTGGCCATATCGAAATATTCCAGATTTGATCAGTGCAACGAGTGGATTGACTGAGTACTGGGATGATGTAGCGAAGGCTCCTTATATGTACAGTACAGAAACAGGCGAGTTTTTCAGTTTCGATAATGAACGTTCAATCGGTTACAAAACCCAGTATGTGCAAGAAGAAGAACTGGGTGGTGTGATTTCTTGGATGCAATCACAAGACAAAGAAACGACAAGTACAAAACGTGATGAATTGACGAATGCGATCAAAGAAGGATTATTTGGGAATACGCCATTACCACAGCACGAGATCGTTAGCACACCGTTAGATATCTCTGTAGATATTACGCCTTATACAGAGAATAATGTAAGCGGGTACGAAATCACTTTGACAAATAATGAAACATTGACAGAAACGTCTACTGTACTAAGCGCTGTGGAGGCTGCCCAGAAAACAGTCAAATTGCCTAAACTTATGCTGGAGTTGAATAGTAATGAAACGTTAACTTCTGGTAACTTCAAGGCAGGGGATGTGACTACTACGAACGGCATGGTAACTGTTGATCTAGCCACCGTTTATGATGGCAGAGAACTTGCTCCAGGAGCTTCTTATGATTTCCGTTTACAATCTGATACGTCACAGGTTTCGGTTGATCATATTGACACGATCACTTTAAGTCAACGAATTGGGACTGACGGTATTGAAATCAATCACCAAGTGATCTTTGGTGTAGAAGCGCCAGACCCATCAGATGTTGAGGCACCGTCAATTCCAACAAATGTGGCAGCAACCACGATCAATGCGACAGAAGTGACGTTGAACTGGACGGCTTCAACCGATAATCAGCGAGTAGCAGGTTACTTTGTTTACCGTGATGGTCAATTAGTAGGGCAACCAAGAACGCCATCATTTACAGATACGGGATTGGCACCTGATACACAGTATACGTATACTGTAAAAGCATTCGATTCCTCAAACAATGTTTCGGCAGCTAGTCAACCAGTGATCGTTCGAACCTTGGAAAACAGTGTGCCTGGATATGCGGCATGGGATGCCTCAACAGTCTATCTTATGGGTGATAGAGTCACTCATTTAGGAAATGCGTATCGGGCGAAATGGTGGACACAAGGCGATGAACCTGGTACTCAACAATGGGGACCATGGGAATTGATCAATTAG